The Nocardioides houyundeii genome includes the window CATGGGGTCGCCGGAGTCGCGGGGCGTGCGGCTGGGCGCATGCTGGTCTGGCTCCACCAGGGACCTCCGAACTGACCGGACGGGGAAGAATCCGTGGCTCAATCGTACGGACGTGGGCCACCGAGCGTGGGCGGCAGTCCATCCCGGCGTGGCGTGCGCCCCTCCGCGGCTCGGCTCCCGGACCTTGCGGGTGGCACGATGGGCACATGAACGACGTACCTCTGGCCGATGCCGACCTCGACGCACTCGTCCCCGACTGGATCGACTGGGCGGCCGCCGCGAAGCTCCTCGGGGTGACCGTGAGCCGGGTGCGCACCATGATCCGCGAGCACGAGCTGGCCGCCGCCGTCCCGCGTCCCGGGGCGGGACAGCAGATCCCGGCGGACTTCATCCAGGACGGCCTGGTCACCAAGGGGCTGCCGGGCCTGCTGACGGTGATGCACGACGGGGGCTACGACGACCGTGAGGCGATCGCCTGGCTCTTCACCGACCTGGACCTGCCGGGCCGGCCGATCGACGCACTGCGCGAGAACCGGGGTGCGGAGGTCAAGCGCCGCGCCCAGGCGATGGCCTTCTGAGGGCTCGCCGGCGGTGCCTCAGACGGTGCCTCAGACGGTGCGCTGGGTGACGGCAGCCGCGAGGTCGCGCAGCACTCCGCGGGCGTCGTCGTCGATCTCGGCCTGGTCGAGCGCGGTCAGGGAGAGCGCGCAGAGCTGCTCGATGACGACCTCGACCTGGTCATGGGCGCCGGAGGCGTCGATGATCTGCCGCAGCCGGTCCACCTGGGCGGCGTCCAGCGGTCGGCCGAGTGCGGTGTCGAGCTCGAGGGCGCCGTCCCCGCCGGCGTCCAGCGCCAGTGCCACCAGCACGGTGCGCTTGCCCTCCACCAGGTCGTCGCCCGCAGGCTTGCCGGTGGTCGCCGGGTCGCCGTAGACGCCGAGCAGGTCGTCGCGGAGCTGGAAGGCCTCGCCGAGGGGCAGGCCGAAGCCGGAGAGCCGGGCGAGGTCCGCGGGCGCCGCGCCGGCCAGCGCCGCGCCGATGTGCAGGGGACGCTCGATGGAGTACTTGGCCGACTTGTAGCGCAGCACCGTCATCGCGGTCTCCACGTCGGCGTGGCCGCGGGCCTGCACCGAGACGTCGAGGAACTGGCCGGCGATCACCTCGGAGCGACACAGGTCGAAGACCTCCAGCGCCGGAGCCACCTGCGCGAACGGCAGGCCGCAGCGCCGCAGCAGCTCGTCGGACCAGGAGAGCAGCAGGTCGCCGAGCAGGATCGCCGCGGAGGCGCCGTACTGTCCGGGCGCCCCACGCCAGCCGCGCTGGCGGTGCTCGGCCTCGAACGCCCGGTGCGTCGCGGGCCGGCCCCGGCGGGTGTCGGAGGCGTCCATGTAGTCGTCGTGCACCAGGGCGCTGGCGTGCAGCAGCTCCAGCGCCGCGCAGGCCCGCACCAGGGCCGTCTCGTCCTCGACCCGGGGCTGCACTGCTCGGTAGCCCCACCAGCAGAACGCGGCCCGGAAGCGCTTGCCCCCGGTCATCGCCGCCCTGGCCTCCTCGAGCAGGCGCGCGGCGTCCGGGCCCAGGGGGGCCAGGCGGTCGGCCTGCTCGCTGAGGAACTCGTCCAGCGCGTCCTGGATCGAGCTGCGGAAGGCCGCTGGGTCCCAGCCGGAGGAGGTGAGGTCGTGCGACGGCGCGGACACAGTCATGAAGACTAGCCAGTGGACATCCCCGGGGGGACAGGTGGTCCGTCCCTAGGATTCGGCGCATGAGTCCCGCCCCCGTACCCGGCATCGGTGACCTCGTGAGCCGCGGTGACCACTCCTTCTCCTTCGAGTTCTTCCCGCCCAAGGACGAGGCCGGGGAGCGGGTGCTGTGGGACTCGATCCGGGAGCTGGAGAAGCTCCGGCCCACCTTCGTCTCGGTGACCTACGGGGCGGGCGGCAGCACCCGCGACCGCACGGTGGCGATCACCGGTCGCATCGCGCGCGAGACCAGCCTGCTTCCGATGGCGCACCTGACGTGCGTGGGGCACACCTGCGCGGAGATCGGCCAGATCCTGGAC containing:
- a CDS encoding polyprenyl synthetase family protein, whose translation is MTVSAPSHDLTSSGWDPAAFRSSIQDALDEFLSEQADRLAPLGPDAARLLEEARAAMTGGKRFRAAFCWWGYRAVQPRVEDETALVRACAALELLHASALVHDDYMDASDTRRGRPATHRAFEAEHRQRGWRGAPGQYGASAAILLGDLLLSWSDELLRRCGLPFAQVAPALEVFDLCRSEVIAGQFLDVSVQARGHADVETAMTVLRYKSAKYSIERPLHIGAALAGAAPADLARLSGFGLPLGEAFQLRDDLLGVYGDPATTGKPAGDDLVEGKRTVLVALALDAGGDGALELDTALGRPLDAAQVDRLRQIIDASGAHDQVEVVIEQLCALSLTALDQAEIDDDARGVLRDLAAAVTQRTV
- a CDS encoding Rv2175c family DNA-binding protein, with the translated sequence MNDVPLADADLDALVPDWIDWAAAAKLLGVTVSRVRTMIREHELAAAVPRPGAGQQIPADFIQDGLVTKGLPGLLTVMHDGGYDDREAIAWLFTDLDLPGRPIDALRENRGAEVKRRAQAMAF